Proteins from a genomic interval of Acidimicrobiales bacterium:
- a CDS encoding 8-amino-7-oxononanoate synthase — MSDWDRRVGDRLDGIRDAGRWRRPRTLDATDAVSGQVDGTPVVAFASNDYLGLSHHPAVIAAAHAALDRWGAGTGAARLVVGSRPVHDELEAALADWKGTEDAVLFPTGFAANLGVLTAFGGADVTVLSDELNHASIIDGSRLARATVEVYRHADVDHLAKLLADCAGPALVATDTVFSMDGDVVDLATLVDLAAAHDALLVLDEAHAVLGPELPTSAQADGRVLRVGTLSKTLGSLGGFVAGPRDYVDLLRNVARSFIFTTASSPADMAAALAAVGVVRSAEGDALRARLRGHVDRLRPGHPSPIVPVVLGDEATAVAASAQLERQGLLVPAIRPPTVPPGTSRLRVALSAAHTADQVDRLAAALAALAPA, encoded by the coding sequence GTGAGCGACTGGGACCGCCGGGTGGGGGACCGGCTCGACGGCATCCGTGACGCCGGGCGGTGGCGCCGGCCCCGCACGCTCGACGCGACCGACGCGGTGTCCGGGCAGGTGGACGGGACGCCCGTCGTCGCCTTCGCCAGCAACGACTACCTCGGGTTGTCGCACCACCCGGCCGTGATCGCCGCGGCCCACGCCGCGCTCGACCGCTGGGGCGCGGGCACCGGGGCGGCCCGGCTGGTGGTCGGCTCCCGTCCGGTGCACGACGAGCTGGAGGCGGCGCTCGCCGACTGGAAGGGCACCGAGGACGCCGTGCTGTTCCCGACCGGGTTCGCCGCCAACCTCGGCGTGCTCACGGCCTTCGGCGGCGCCGACGTGACCGTGCTGTCCGACGAGCTGAACCACGCGTCGATCATCGACGGCAGCCGGCTGGCCCGGGCGACCGTCGAGGTCTACCGCCACGCCGACGTCGACCACCTCGCCAAGCTGCTCGCCGACTGCGCCGGCCCCGCCCTGGTGGCGACCGACACCGTCTTCTCGATGGACGGCGACGTCGTCGACCTCGCCACGCTGGTCGACCTCGCCGCCGCCCACGACGCCCTGCTGGTGCTCGACGAGGCCCACGCCGTCCTCGGCCCCGAGCTGCCCACGTCGGCCCAGGCCGACGGCCGGGTCCTCCGGGTGGGGACGCTGTCGAAGACGCTCGGTTCGCTGGGCGGCTTCGTCGCCGGGCCGAGGGACTACGTCGACCTGCTCCGCAACGTCGCCCGGTCGTTCATCTTCACCACGGCGTCGTCACCCGCCGACATGGCTGCGGCGCTGGCCGCCGTCGGGGTCGTCCGCTCGGCGGAGGGGGATGCGCTGCGGGCCCGACTGCGGGGCCACGTCGACCGGCTGCGGCCCGGGCACCCGTCGCCGATCGTGCCCGTGGTGCTGGGTGACGAGGCGACGGCGGTGGCCGCGTCGGCCCAGCTGGAGCGCCAGGGCCTGCTGGTGCCGGCGATCCGCCCGCCGACCGTGCCGCCGGGGACGTCCCGCCTGCGGGTCGCCCTGTCCGCCGCCCACACCGCCGACCAGGTCGACCGCCTCGCCGCGGCCCTCGCGGCCCTGGCCCCGGCATGA